In Armatimonadota bacterium, a single genomic region encodes these proteins:
- the cysS gene encoding cysteine--tRNA ligase → MSEKQFRLYDSLSRSVKPLTTLEPGHLRFYSCGPTVYSYAHIGNFRSFITADLVVRTALSLGWKVTWVSNITDVGHLTEDDVADAQGEDKMEKALRSKEGEQFHNVWELAEFYEDAYRDDWKQLNLLEPDVRPKATQHVREQILAAEELIAKGYAYETDSGIYFSVEKFAEYGKLSGNTQENLRKAVRDVVLDEEKKDQSDFAIWKKDDKHLMQWFSPYGWGFPGWHIECSVMARAYLGDTIDLHSGGEDNKFPHHECEIAQSEALTGKPFSNHWTHTAFLQVNGQKMAKSAGNFYTVRGLVADGADPLAIRFALIGGVYRKPFNFTDQGLSDAATNLERFRRAIDAALAASGEGADTLGEELSGLFDDALEAMCSDLNTPVAIAKALEGARLITREGSLNAASGASAKSFLEKVELLLGIIGPLQVAPEPTQSLPAVDEARILAQIEARRAAKAAKNWAEADAIRNALLEEGIVLTDNPDGTVGWSRA, encoded by the coding sequence ATGAGTGAGAAGCAATTTCGCCTTTACGATTCGCTCTCGCGTTCGGTCAAGCCGTTGACGACGCTGGAGCCAGGCCATCTACGCTTCTATTCCTGTGGACCGACGGTTTACTCCTACGCTCATATCGGTAACTTCCGGTCGTTTATCACGGCGGATTTGGTGGTCCGAACCGCGCTCTCGTTAGGTTGGAAGGTCACCTGGGTTTCAAACATCACGGACGTGGGGCACCTCACCGAAGATGACGTTGCCGACGCCCAAGGCGAAGATAAGATGGAAAAAGCCCTGCGCTCGAAGGAAGGCGAGCAGTTCCATAACGTTTGGGAGCTCGCCGAGTTTTATGAAGACGCCTACCGGGACGACTGGAAGCAGCTCAACCTGTTGGAGCCAGATGTTCGACCTAAGGCAACTCAGCACGTTCGGGAACAGATTCTTGCGGCAGAAGAGCTGATTGCCAAGGGCTACGCCTATGAAACCGACAGCGGGATTTACTTCTCTGTTGAGAAGTTCGCTGAATATGGGAAGCTGAGCGGGAACACGCAAGAGAACCTGCGAAAGGCGGTTCGAGACGTCGTTCTGGACGAAGAGAAGAAAGACCAGAGCGATTTCGCGATCTGGAAGAAGGACGACAAACATCTGATGCAGTGGTTCTCGCCGTATGGATGGGGCTTTCCGGGTTGGCACATCGAGTGTTCGGTGATGGCTCGGGCATACCTCGGGGACACTATTGACCTGCATAGCGGCGGCGAGGATAACAAGTTTCCGCACCACGAGTGCGAAATCGCGCAGAGCGAGGCTCTCACTGGAAAGCCGTTCAGCAACCACTGGACTCATACGGCGTTTCTTCAGGTGAATGGCCAGAAGATGGCGAAGAGCGCGGGGAATTTTTACACCGTTCGCGGCCTCGTTGCCGATGGAGCCGATCCTTTGGCGATTCGATTTGCGCTAATTGGCGGGGTGTACCGGAAGCCATTCAATTTCACCGACCAGGGTCTCAGCGATGCGGCAACAAATCTGGAGCGATTCCGACGGGCGATTGACGCGGCCTTGGCAGCGTCGGGCGAGGGCGCCGACACCCTTGGCGAAGAACTAAGCGGGCTATTTGACGACGCATTAGAAGCAATGTGCTCGGACTTGAACACGCCGGTAGCGATTGCCAAGGCGTTAGAGGGGGCCCGGCTGATTACCCGGGAAGGGTCACTGAACGCGGCGAGTGGCGCGTCTGCGAAGTCGTTCCTAGAAAAAGTCGAGCTGCTGCTAGGGATTATTGGACCACTCCAGGTTGCTCCCGAACCCACCCAGTCGCTCCCAGCTGTTGACGAAGCTAGGATTCTGGCTCAGATCGAAGCAAGGAGGGCCGCGAAAGCCGCGAAGAATTGGGCCGAAGCCGATGCGATTCGGAATGCGCTTCTCGAAGAAGGGATCGTCCTCACGGATAATCCCGACGGGACTGTCGGCTGGTCCCGTGCATAA
- the glpX gene encoding class II fructose-bisphosphatase, protein MSINPKSPHLDFLRVTERAALLAARWVGKGKKHEADDAACQGMRSALNELNIAGTIVIGEGEMDEAPMLYIGEAVGTGNGPEVEIAVDPLEGTNLCANGMPNAIAVLAGTIKGEGHLLHAPDCYMDKLVVGPECKGIVDISVPAKVNIRLMSKALGKSVEEVTIGILDRDRHRTLIEEIRETGARVHLISDGDLSVALAALDPDSGVDALMGSGGAPEGVISAAAALCYGGEMQAKFLWSSPEERERAVGMIQGDVDRIMTTTDLASGHVQFCATGITSGDMLKGVRYRRDFALTESILMRSKTGTIRRIQTMHRNIKRRDDIPGGY, encoded by the coding sequence GTGAGCATCAACCCGAAAAGCCCCCATCTCGATTTTTTGCGCGTCACCGAGCGCGCCGCTCTCCTCGCCGCCCGGTGGGTTGGCAAAGGCAAGAAACATGAAGCAGACGATGCCGCTTGCCAAGGCATGCGTTCTGCGCTTAACGAACTTAACATCGCCGGAACCATCGTCATTGGCGAGGGTGAGATGGACGAAGCTCCGATGCTCTACATCGGCGAAGCTGTGGGTACCGGCAATGGTCCTGAAGTTGAAATCGCTGTTGACCCTCTGGAAGGAACCAACCTCTGCGCCAACGGAATGCCGAATGCGATCGCCGTTCTCGCTGGAACAATCAAAGGCGAAGGGCACCTGCTCCATGCGCCCGACTGCTACATGGACAAGCTGGTCGTCGGCCCCGAGTGCAAAGGAATCGTCGACATCTCGGTTCCCGCGAAGGTGAACATTCGCTTGATGAGCAAAGCTCTGGGAAAGAGTGTTGAAGAAGTCACCATAGGGATTCTCGACCGAGACCGGCACCGCACGCTGATCGAAGAAATTCGCGAGACGGGAGCCCGCGTGCACCTCATTTCCGATGGAGATCTTTCGGTAGCCTTGGCCGCCCTTGACCCGGATTCCGGTGTGGATGCCTTGATGGGCTCAGGCGGCGCACCAGAGGGCGTCATTTCGGCTGCAGCGGCTCTCTGCTACGGCGGCGAGATGCAGGCGAAGTTCCTGTGGTCGTCTCCCGAGGAACGCGAGCGGGCGGTTGGCATGATCCAGGGCGATGTGGATCGGATCATGACGACGACAGATTTGGCGAGTGGGCACGTCCAGTTTTGCGCCACCGGAATTACATCCGGAGACATGCTGAAAGGTGTCCGATACCGACGCGACTTCGCGCTAACGGAGAGCATCCTGATGCGGAGCAAAACTGGAACGATCCGACGCATCCAGACGATGCACCGAAACATCAAGCGTCGTGACGATATTCCTGGCGGATACTAG
- a CDS encoding carbonic anhydrase: protein MQNPSELLAANHEWVQKKLSVSPKFFEDLSHDQQPEFLWIGCSDSRVPAEEVTGASPGQLFVHRNVANLVIHTDFNMLAVLQYAVEVLKVRHIIVCGHYGCGGVMNAMSNKDLGLINKWLRHIKDVYRLHQHELDRLITSTGKYDRLVELNVIEQVKHVVETSIIQKSWATIGLPEVHGWVYDMRTGLLKELVNYDRNSHIEPIFRYDID from the coding sequence ATGCAGAACCCTTCCGAACTCCTGGCCGCCAATCACGAATGGGTTCAGAAAAAGCTAAGCGTCTCCCCCAAATTCTTCGAAGACCTTTCGCACGATCAGCAGCCGGAGTTTCTCTGGATCGGTTGTTCGGATAGCCGGGTTCCGGCCGAAGAAGTCACTGGAGCCTCCCCGGGCCAGCTTTTTGTTCACCGAAACGTGGCTAACTTGGTGATCCATACCGACTTCAACATGCTCGCGGTATTGCAGTACGCGGTTGAGGTTCTGAAGGTTCGTCACATTATCGTCTGTGGTCACTATGGGTGTGGCGGCGTGATGAATGCGATGTCGAATAAGGATCTTGGGTTGATCAACAAGTGGCTCCGGCATATCAAAGATGTCTATCGGCTCCACCAACACGAACTCGACCGTCTCATCACTAGCACTGGGAAATATGATCGGCTTGTCGAGCTGAACGTGATTGAACAGGTTAAGCACGTGGTCGAAACCTCGATCATCCAGAAAAGCTGGGCAACCATCGGACTCCCCGAAGTTCATGGCTGGGTTTACGATATGCGCACCGGACTTCTCAAAGAGCTTGTCAATTATGATCGCAACAGTCACATCGAGCCGATTTTCCGCTACGACATCGACTAG